One window of Desulfarculus baarsii DSM 2075 genomic DNA carries:
- a CDS encoding adenosylcobinamide-GDP ribazoletransferase has product MKAFLLALQFLTVAMPSRDLAADADDFARSRAWYGVVGGLLGLALAGAALLLRAMGLPALAVAGLLVALWGLLTRLLHLDGVADTADALGTTADRGRALEIMKDTHAGSFAVAAVSGVLLLKFAALASLEGAALPGALVAAPALARVAPVFISGMLPPARGDKGLGAAVAGGPGLGREFACGASALAIALIAAGPAGALAALAVLAAGWGLGLWYRRRLGGYTGDTLGASVELCELSALLAVGVF; this is encoded by the coding sequence ATGAAGGCCTTTTTGCTGGCCCTGCAATTTTTGACCGTGGCCATGCCCAGCCGCGACCTGGCCGCCGACGCCGATGATTTCGCGCGCAGCCGAGCCTGGTACGGCGTGGTCGGCGGCTTGCTGGGCCTGGCCCTGGCCGGCGCGGCTCTGCTGCTGCGGGCCATGGGCCTGCCGGCGCTGGCCGTGGCCGGGCTGCTGGTGGCCTTGTGGGGCCTGCTGACGCGGTTGTTGCACCTTGACGGCGTGGCCGACACCGCCGACGCCCTGGGCACCACCGCCGATCGTGGACGCGCCCTGGAGATCATGAAGGACACCCACGCCGGCTCGTTCGCCGTGGCGGCGGTTTCGGGCGTGCTCTTGCTGAAATTCGCCGCGCTGGCCTCGCTGGAAGGGGCCGCGTTGCCCGGGGCGCTGGTGGCCGCACCGGCCCTGGCCAGAGTCGCGCCGGTGTTCATCAGCGGAATGCTGCCGCCGGCCCGGGGCGACAAGGGCCTGGGCGCGGCGGTGGCCGGCGGCCCCGGCCTGGGCCGCGAGTTCGCCTGCGGGGCCTCGGCCCTGGCCATCGCCCTGATCGCGGCCGGGCCGGCCGGCGCGCTGGCGGCGCTGGCCGTGCTGGCGGCCGGCTGGGGCCTGGGCCTGTGGTATCGGCGGCGTTTGGGCGGCTATACCGGCGACACGCTTGGCGCCTCGGTGGAGCTATGCGAGCTGTCGGCGCTGCTGGCCGTGGGCGTTTTCTGA
- a CDS encoding ATP-binding protein → MEDLSLHLLDLVENSLNAGANLVEIDIDEQPLADRMTVTINDNGKGMDAQTLARASDPFFTTRTTRRIGLGLSLIKANAEAWGGGMELSSAPGVGTRLHFWFQLGHIDRQPLGDWPGTLLGLIMSRPGVEFVYRHRVGENDFEMDTRELRRELGPEALQSPAVVNLLRPQVRGALDELGSTA, encoded by the coding sequence GTGGAAGACCTGTCCTTGCACCTGCTGGATTTGGTGGAAAACTCGCTCAACGCCGGGGCCAACCTGGTCGAGATCGACATCGATGAGCAACCGCTGGCCGATCGCATGACGGTGACGATCAACGACAACGGCAAGGGCATGGACGCCCAGACCCTGGCCCGGGCCAGTGATCCTTTTTTCACCACGCGCACGACCCGCCGCATCGGCCTGGGGCTGAGCCTGATCAAGGCCAACGCCGAGGCCTGGGGCGGCGGCATGGAGCTTTCCAGCGCGCCGGGCGTGGGGACACGGTTGCACTTTTGGTTTCAGTTGGGCCACATCGACCGCCAACCTCTGGGCGACTGGCCGGGCACGCTGCTGGGGCTGATCATGTCGCGGCCGGGGGTGGAGTTTGTTTATCGGCACAGGGTGGGCGAAAACGATTTCGAGATGGACACCCGCGAACTGCGCCGGGAGCTTGGCCCCGAGGCCCTGCAAAGCCCCGCCGTGGTCAATTTGCTTCGGCCACAGGTGCGCGGGGCCCTTGATGAATTGGGCTCAACGGCCTGA
- the nuoF gene encoding NADH-quinone oxidoreductase subunit NuoF, with protein sequence MKRFRQHLLICGGTGCHAAGSADVRTALQNEIKKQGLADEVAVVETGCNGFCAMGPVAVVYPGGTFYVSLTIDDVPELVQEHFLKGRPVERLMYKEPASKDIIPDMKDIPFFAHQQLIALRNRGLLDAESIDEYIARDGYRALAKALTEMSPQDIVNEVKKSGLRGRGGGGFPTGLKWEFCQRTPGEIKYVLCNADEGDPGAFMDRSILEADPHSVIEGMTIAAKAIGAHHGFVYCRAEYPLAIERLKLAIEKATEYGLLGDNILDTGFSFNLQIYQGAGAFVCGEETALMRSIEGKRGMPRPRPPFPAVKGLYDKPTVLNNVETWANVAPIIIKGGDWYASIGTAGSKGTKVFALTGHVNNIGLVEVPMGTSLRTIIYDIGGGMPKKHRKFKAVQLGGPSGGCVPEQYLDLPCDYEEIIKAGAIMGSGGMIVMDDSTCMVDMARFFMEFVQDESCGKCTPCREGTRRMLQILEKICEGRGEMSDLDLLEELAAMIKDSALCGLGQTGPNPVLSTLRYFRDEYVAHIVDKKCPARTCVNLIEFRVDEALCKKCGQCFKACPVGAISWEKKQPAKIDLTKCIKCKTCIENCKFDAIV encoded by the coding sequence ATGAAAAGATTCAGACAACATCTTCTGATCTGCGGCGGCACCGGCTGTCACGCCGCCGGCAGCGCCGACGTGCGCACGGCCTTGCAAAACGAGATCAAAAAGCAGGGCCTGGCCGACGAAGTGGCCGTGGTCGAAACCGGCTGTAACGGTTTTTGCGCCATGGGCCCGGTGGCGGTGGTCTACCCCGGCGGCACGTTCTATGTATCGCTGACCATCGACGATGTGCCCGAGCTGGTCCAGGAACACTTCCTCAAAGGTCGCCCGGTCGAGCGGCTGATGTACAAGGAGCCGGCCTCCAAGGACATCATCCCCGACATGAAGGACATCCCGTTCTTCGCCCACCAGCAGCTCATCGCCCTGCGCAACCGCGGCCTTTTGGACGCCGAAAGCATCGACGAATATATCGCCCGCGATGGCTATCGCGCCCTGGCCAAGGCCCTCACCGAGATGTCGCCCCAGGATATCGTCAACGAGGTCAAAAAGTCCGGCCTGCGCGGCCGTGGCGGCGGCGGCTTCCCCACCGGCCTGAAGTGGGAGTTCTGTCAGCGCACGCCAGGCGAGATCAAATACGTCCTGTGCAACGCCGACGAGGGCGACCCCGGCGCGTTCATGGACCGCTCGATCCTGGAGGCCGACCCCCACTCGGTGATCGAGGGCATGACCATCGCGGCCAAGGCCATCGGGGCCCATCACGGCTTTGTCTACTGTCGGGCCGAGTATCCGCTGGCCATCGAGCGCCTGAAGCTGGCCATCGAAAAAGCCACCGAATACGGCTTGCTCGGCGACAACATCCTCGACACCGGCTTCAGCTTCAACTTGCAGATCTACCAGGGCGCTGGCGCTTTCGTCTGTGGCGAGGAAACCGCCCTCATGCGCTCCATCGAGGGCAAGCGCGGCATGCCTCGCCCCCGGCCGCCCTTCCCGGCCGTCAAGGGCCTCTACGACAAGCCCACCGTGCTCAACAACGTCGAGACCTGGGCCAACGTGGCCCCGATCATCATAAAGGGCGGCGACTGGTACGCCAGTATCGGCACGGCCGGCTCCAAGGGCACCAAGGTTTTCGCGTTGACCGGCCACGTCAACAATATCGGCTTGGTTGAAGTGCCCATGGGCACGTCCCTGCGCACGATCATCTACGACATCGGCGGCGGCATGCCCAAGAAGCATCGCAAATTCAAGGCGGTGCAGCTTGGCGGCCCCTCCGGTGGCTGCGTGCCCGAGCAATACCTCGACCTGCCCTGCGACTACGAAGAGATCATCAAGGCCGGCGCGATCATGGGCTCGGGCGGCATGATCGTCATGGACGACTCCACCTGCATGGTCGACATGGCCCGCTTCTTCATGGAGTTCGTGCAGGACGAATCATGCGGCAAATGCACGCCCTGCCGCGAGGGCACCCGCCGCATGCTGCAGATCCTGGAAAAGATCTGCGAGGGCCGCGGCGAGATGAGCGACCTGGATCTGCTGGAGGAACTGGCGGCGATGATCAAGGACTCGGCGCTGTGCGGCCTGGGCCAGACCGGCCCCAACCCGGTGCTGAGCACCCTGCGCTACTTCCGCGACGAATATGTCGCCCACATCGTCGACAAAAAATGTCCGGCCCGCACCTGCGTCAACCTCATCGAGTTCCGCGTGGACGAGGCGCTCTGCAAAAAATGCGGCCAGTGCTTCAAGGCCTGCCCGGTGGGGGCCATCAGTTGGGAAAAGAAGCAGCCGGCCAAGATCGACTTGACCAAGTGCATCAAGTGCAAGACCTGCATCGAAAATTGTAAATTCGACGCCATCGTCTAG
- a CDS encoding (2Fe-2S) ferredoxin domain-containing protein produces MAKLKISDLAKIRDRVHEQINLREDGAQVKITVHMGTCGIASGARDVLNAAMDELDKSGRTDIIITTSGCAGLCSQEPMITVERLNEEPIKYVFVDNAKMRQIFNRHAVEGEVQTQWALAKGSEQ; encoded by the coding sequence ATGGCAAAACTCAAAATTAGCGACCTGGCCAAGATCCGCGACCGGGTTCACGAGCAGATCAATCTGCGTGAAGACGGCGCGCAAGTAAAAATCACCGTTCATATGGGGACATGTGGCATCGCCAGCGGCGCGCGCGATGTCCTCAACGCCGCCATGGACGAACTGGACAAATCCGGCCGCACCGACATCATCATCACCACCAGCGGCTGCGCCGGGCTGTGTAGCCAGGAGCCCATGATCACCGTCGAGCGCCTCAACGAAGAGCCGATCAAATACGTCTTCGTCGACAACGCCAAGATGCGCCAGATTTTCAACCGCCACGCCGTCGAGGGCGAAGTGCAGACCCAGTGGGCGCTGGCCAAGGGCTCCGAGCAGTAA
- a CDS encoding [Fe-Fe] hydrogenase large subunit C-terminal domain-containing protein: MNQAVSAHNRPIHALRILPEKCTGCVLCMKACPNQAIRVHDGKAVIRFDHCVACGACYRVCPADAIEPISSSLKRIKDFAHPVAVPSPALFAQFGYKVTPNQVMLALRALGFEEVVDTCWTAEMVATAMTEYLQTHPETRPGISPTCPAVVRLIAMRFPSLVPNVMPLLSPQTLAAKWIKTRTSIERGWDIKSVGVFIISPCVAIRPTVEDPLSVKRPYVDGIICASEIYGHILHALPRLKDDSQRIQRASGVGIAWAGAGGQVNSVDCDYSLSVSGFSEVVNMLEMLEAGRFPELSFVEAHICAGGCLGGPLTVENRYRAASVKDSFIKRFGLHSDVDRDKIRELCRLGAFGWETKLLPHPLPPLAPDPLEALQKVQQIQEIKSRLPMLECGVCGAPNCHTFAEDVALGRAQEGSCPYIKPMPSGETRGSDREDTVTVKDIVDKLGLEVLAGAGGLGRRVSAGYVSDLLSDVMAKAPAECLWLTVQTHQNVAAVAVLKDLAAVCLVGGRRPNDDTLAKAAEEGLPLLRSELDAYSLASRLSEIGLRGQA; this comes from the coding sequence TTGAACCAAGCAGTCAGCGCACATAACAGGCCCATCCACGCCCTGCGCATCCTGCCCGAAAAATGCACCGGTTGCGTGCTGTGCATGAAGGCCTGCCCCAATCAGGCCATCCGCGTGCATGACGGCAAGGCGGTCATCCGTTTCGACCATTGCGTGGCCTGCGGGGCCTGCTACCGCGTCTGCCCGGCCGACGCTATCGAGCCCATCAGCAGCAGCCTCAAGCGCATCAAGGACTTCGCCCACCCGGTGGCCGTGCCCAGCCCGGCGTTGTTCGCCCAATTCGGCTACAAGGTCACGCCAAACCAGGTCATGCTTGCCCTGCGCGCGTTGGGCTTCGAGGAAGTGGTCGACACCTGCTGGACCGCCGAAATGGTGGCCACGGCCATGACGGAATATCTGCAAACCCACCCCGAAACGCGGCCGGGCATCAGCCCCACCTGCCCGGCGGTGGTGCGCCTTATCGCCATGCGCTTTCCCAGCCTGGTGCCAAACGTCATGCCCCTGCTTTCGCCCCAGACCCTTGCCGCCAAGTGGATCAAGACGCGCACGTCCATCGAGCGGGGCTGGGACATCAAAAGCGTCGGCGTGTTCATTATTTCGCCGTGCGTGGCTATCCGGCCCACGGTGGAGGATCCGCTTTCAGTCAAACGGCCCTACGTGGACGGCATCATCTGCGCCTCCGAGATCTACGGCCACATCCTCCACGCCTTGCCGCGGCTGAAGGACGACTCCCAGCGCATCCAGCGCGCCTCGGGCGTGGGCATCGCCTGGGCCGGGGCGGGCGGCCAGGTCAACTCGGTCGATTGCGACTATTCGCTGTCGGTCAGCGGCTTCAGCGAAGTCGTCAACATGCTCGAGATGCTCGAAGCCGGCCGCTTTCCCGAGTTGAGCTTCGTCGAGGCTCACATCTGCGCCGGCGGTTGCCTGGGCGGGCCGTTGACGGTCGAGAACCGCTACCGCGCCGCCAGCGTCAAGGATTCGTTCATCAAGCGCTTCGGCCTTCACTCCGATGTCGACCGGGACAAGATTCGCGAATTGTGCCGCCTGGGCGCTTTTGGTTGGGAAACCAAGCTGTTGCCCCACCCCTTGCCGCCTCTGGCCCCCGATCCCCTGGAGGCCTTGCAGAAAGTCCAGCAGATTCAAGAGATCAAATCGCGCCTGCCGATGCTGGAATGCGGCGTCTGCGGCGCGCCAAACTGCCACACTTTCGCCGAGGACGTGGCCCTGGGCCGGGCCCAGGAGGGCTCGTGCCCCTACATCAAGCCCATGCCTTCGGGGGAAACGCGTGGCTCCGACCGGGAGGACACCGTGACCGTGAAGGACATCGTTGACAAACTCGGCCTGGAGGTGCTGGCCGGCGCGGGTGGCCTGGGCCGCCGGGTCTCGGCCGGATATGTCTCCGACCTGCTTTCCGACGTGATGGCCAAGGCCCCGGCCGAGTGTCTTTGGCTCACCGTGCAGACTCACCAGAACGTGGCCGCCGTGGCGGTGCTCAAGGATCTGGCCGCGGTCTGCCTGGTGGGCGGCCGCCGGCCAAACGACGACACCCTGGCCAAGGCCGCCGAGGAGGGCTTGCCGCTTTTGCGCTCGGAACTGGACGCCTACAGCCTGGCCAGCCGCCTGAGCGAGATCGGCCTGCGCGGGCAGGCCTAG
- the cobT gene encoding nicotinate-nucleotide--dimethylbenzimidazole phosphoribosyltransferase has protein sequence MDRLENIINRVKLPDYAIGQEAQRRLDSLTKPQGSLGRLEDIAKQLCIIRGGAAKLAQPKPAAAVFAADHGVAAGGVSAYPQEVTQQMIYNFLAGGAGINVLCRQAGADVWVIDVGVAGDMSQAQGLIQAKVAHGTADMTKGPVMTMNQALDAIVVGAQTAQRLIEKGYDLLIPGEMGIGNTTPCSAITAVICGLRPEQVMGRGTGVDDAGLSRKLAALKTALDVNKPDPANPLEVLCKVGGLEIAAMCGYILEAAARGVPVMLDGFISTTAALVAGGLCPTAIDYCFSGHGSVEIGHRAQLEKLGLRPILTLEMRLGEGTGAAVAMNVLRAAVAIYSEMATFAEAGVTGH, from the coding sequence GTGGATAGACTCGAAAACATCATCAACCGCGTCAAATTGCCCGACTACGCCATCGGCCAGGAGGCCCAACGCCGCCTGGATAGCCTGACCAAACCCCAGGGCTCGTTGGGCCGTCTGGAAGATATCGCCAAACAGCTCTGCATCATTCGCGGCGGCGCGGCCAAGCTGGCCCAGCCCAAGCCGGCCGCGGCGGTATTCGCCGCCGATCACGGCGTGGCCGCCGGCGGGGTCAGCGCCTATCCCCAGGAAGTGACCCAGCAGATGATTTACAACTTCCTGGCCGGCGGCGCGGGCATCAACGTGCTCTGCCGCCAGGCCGGGGCCGACGTCTGGGTCATCGACGTGGGCGTGGCCGGCGACATGAGCCAGGCCCAGGGGCTGATCCAGGCCAAGGTGGCCCACGGCACCGCCGACATGACCAAGGGCCCGGTCATGACCATGAACCAGGCCCTGGACGCCATCGTCGTCGGGGCCCAGACCGCCCAGCGCCTGATCGAAAAAGGCTACGACCTGCTGATCCCCGGCGAGATGGGCATCGGCAACACCACGCCGTGCTCGGCCATCACCGCCGTGATCTGCGGCCTGCGGCCCGAGCAGGTCATGGGCCGGGGCACGGGCGTCGACGACGCGGGGCTTTCGCGCAAGCTGGCCGCGCTGAAAACCGCCCTGGACGTCAACAAGCCCGACCCGGCCAACCCCTTGGAAGTGCTGTGCAAGGTGGGCGGCCTGGAGATTGCGGCCATGTGCGGCTACATTTTGGAGGCGGCGGCCCGGGGCGTGCCGGTGATGCTCGACGGCTTCATCAGCACCACCGCGGCCCTGGTGGCCGGCGGCCTGTGCCCCACGGCCATTGATTATTGCTTCTCGGGCCACGGCTCGGTGGAGATCGGCCACCGCGCCCAACTGGAAAAGCTGGGCCTGCGGCCGATCCTGACGCTGGAGATGCGCTTGGGCGAAGGCACCGGCGCGGCCGTGGCCATGAACGTGCTGCGCGCGGCCGTGGCCATCTATTCCGAAATGGCCACCTTTGCCGAGGCCGGCGTCACCGGCCATTAG
- a CDS encoding NADH-quinone oxidoreductase subunit NuoE family protein encodes MSLAEKSAYTEMPADVTPEMLTKIDQICADYRGKPGALIPVLQACQGVVGYLPEAVQQRIADGLGMAGHEVFGVATFYSFFTMKPRGRNVVRVCLGTACYVRGGKETMDRLTQHLTLNADGTTEDRRFTVEGVRCLGACGVAPVVVINEDTHRKIMADSVINLVERYQ; translated from the coding sequence ATGAGTCTGGCCGAAAAATCCGCCTACACCGAAATGCCCGCCGACGTCACGCCCGAAATGCTGACCAAGATCGACCAGATCTGCGCCGATTATCGCGGCAAGCCAGGCGCGCTGATCCCGGTGCTGCAGGCCTGTCAGGGCGTGGTGGGTTACCTGCCGGAGGCCGTCCAACAGCGCATCGCCGACGGTTTGGGCATGGCCGGCCACGAGGTCTTTGGCGTGGCCACGTTCTACTCTTTCTTCACCATGAAGCCGCGCGGCCGCAACGTGGTGCGCGTCTGCCTGGGCACGGCCTGTTACGTGCGCGGCGGCAAGGAAACCATGGATCGCCTGACACAGCACCTGACCCTCAACGCCGACGGCACCACCGAGGACCGTCGTTTCACGGTCGAGGGCGTGCGCTGTCTGGGCGCCTGCGGCGTGGCCCCGGTGGTGGTGATCAACGAAGACACCCACCGCAAGATCATGGCCGACAGCGTGATCAACCTGGTCGAGCGCTATCAATAG
- a CDS encoding transcriptional regulator — translation MVLSGRRWLDIDIGRAFSSDLMSDVLAFSPEGTLLLTGLTNIQVVRTCEISGICAVLFVRGKVPGQQVIELAEQFNLPLLACNYSMFEASGRLFQSGVKGCR, via the coding sequence GTGGTTCTCAGCGGCCGGCGTTGGCTGGACATCGACATTGGCCGAGCTTTCAGCTCCGACCTGATGAGCGATGTGCTGGCCTTTTCGCCCGAAGGCACGCTGTTGCTCACGGGGCTGACCAACATCCAGGTGGTGCGCACCTGCGAGATATCGGGCATCTGCGCGGTGCTTTTTGTCCGCGGCAAGGTGCCGGGCCAGCAGGTCATCGAGTTGGCCGAGCAGTTTAATCTGCCGCTTTTGGCGTGTAATTATTCGATGTTCGAGGCCAGCGGCCGACTTTTCCAAAGTGGCGTCAAAGGATGCAGGTAG
- a CDS encoding ATP-binding protein, which produces MKLVQTFPIKGGDFASAGSVSIMVKKLLKGIGLPSQVLRRAAIAAFEAEMNVVMYGGEAGGEVRLYVSPTKIRVETQDHGPGIPNLELAMTEGWSTATHEMREMGFGAGMGLPNIKRNSDRLDIHTAIGGGTSVNVEIDICN; this is translated from the coding sequence TTGAAGCTGGTCCAGACTTTCCCCATCAAGGGCGGCGATTTCGCTTCGGCCGGGTCCGTCTCGATCATGGTCAAGAAGCTGCTCAAGGGCATCGGCCTGCCGTCCCAGGTGCTGCGACGGGCGGCCATCGCCGCCTTCGAGGCCGAGATGAACGTGGTGATGTACGGCGGCGAGGCTGGCGGCGAGGTGCGCCTCTACGTCTCGCCGACCAAGATCCGCGTGGAGACGCAAGACCACGGTCCTGGCATCCCCAACCTGGAGTTGGCCATGACCGAGGGCTGGTCCACCGCCACCCACGAGATGCGCGAGATGGGCTTCGGCGCGGGCATGGGCCTGCCCAACATCAAACGCAACAGCGACCGCTTGGACATCCACACCGCCATTGGCGGCGGCACCAGCGTCAACGTCGAGATCGACATATGTAACTGA
- a CDS encoding PHP domain-containing protein encodes MRAVRADLHLHTCLSPCGDFDVTPAAVVGRAAELGLGLIAICDHNSAENVAAALVAARRLGPSAPHVLAGLEVTTAEEAHVLTLFDDLKAALTMQAMVFDHLQKEPNDPDIFGMQIVANADDEVEYFNPRLLIGATDLAVSEVARRTHELGGLLVAAHIDRPSYSLVGQLGLIPPDLPLDAVEISRAGDPAQADRWLMGARLPVLTSSDAHFLRDVGAAWTELELARPCLAELALALAGQGGRRVLGHGRREGGA; translated from the coding sequence GTGCGCGCCGTCCGGGCCGACCTGCATCTGCACACCTGCCTGAGCCCCTGCGGAGACTTCGACGTCACGCCGGCGGCGGTGGTGGGCCGCGCCGCCGAGTTGGGCCTGGGGCTGATCGCCATCTGCGACCACAACAGCGCCGAAAACGTCGCCGCCGCCCTGGTGGCCGCCCGCCGGCTGGGCCCGTCGGCGCCCCACGTGCTGGCCGGCCTGGAGGTCACCACCGCCGAGGAGGCCCACGTGCTGACCCTGTTCGATGACCTGAAGGCCGCCCTGACCATGCAGGCCATGGTCTTTGATCACCTGCAAAAAGAGCCCAACGACCCCGACATCTTTGGCATGCAGATCGTGGCCAACGCCGACGACGAAGTGGAGTACTTCAACCCCCGCCTGTTGATCGGGGCCACCGACCTGGCCGTTTCGGAGGTGGCGCGCCGCACGCATGAACTGGGCGGGTTGCTGGTGGCGGCCCACATCGACCGGCCGTCCTACAGCCTGGTGGGCCAGTTGGGCCTGATCCCGCCCGATCTGCCCCTGGACGCCGTGGAGATCTCGCGGGCGGGCGACCCGGCTCAGGCCGACCGCTGGCTGATGGGCGCGCGCCTGCCGGTGCTCACATCCAGCGACGCCCATTTTCTGCGCGACGTGGGCGCGGCCTGGACCGAGCTGGAACTGGCCCGGCCCTGCCTGGCCGAACTGGCCCTGGCCCTGGCCGGTCAAGGGGGACGGCGCGTGTTGGGTCACGGCCGCCGGGAAGGAGGCGCCTGA
- a CDS encoding methyl-accepting chemotaxis protein: MQKRSLAFKLIFGGLLLALAPMALVGVLAVWNASDALEASARQQSENLAASIAAAVQETLAEEMKSAVATAANPLVVAAVTADGEQQATSAKEVSNWFQAAFKDYSWLYEANLLANAQGLLIADGAGGKHLGVNVTEREYFKQAMAGKASISPPLRSLLSGKPIVVIAAPVLDGNGKPRGVIINTMKTDNLSATATKARVGQTGYPWMIDRQGVVVAHPDAKHILETNLAKSPGMEGITTKMLAGQDGVDTYVFQGFDKICGFAPVPLVGWSVGFTQNVDEFLAPAHAIRNLVLVIAGVVALLVGVGVFFFARGVSRPVMAAVVELNDGSSQVSVASTQLAKAGHSLAEGTSEQAASLEESSASLEELTSMTRQNADNASQADSLMREVHNMATQAGSTMAEMLGSMNDISSAGMQISKIIKSIDEIAFQTNLLALNAAVEAARAGEAGAGFAVVADEVRSLAMRAAEAAKNTAELITGTIEKINHGTNLAGIMDKAFAGVTANAGKVAELISEISAASREQSQGITQLNTAVGEMDRVTQTIAANAEESASAAEELNAQAAAMHDIAAVLSTIVSGGVAQSAQPARRITAQPQRALPAPKAAASAKPAQVKAGAAPKAPAKKPNPKTEIPLDESDFVDF, encoded by the coding sequence ATGCAAAAGCGCAGTTTGGCCTTCAAGCTGATTTTCGGCGGGCTGCTTTTGGCGCTTGCGCCAATGGCGTTGGTTGGCGTGTTGGCTGTTTGGAACGCTTCCGACGCCTTGGAAGCGTCAGCCCGCCAGCAGTCCGAAAATTTGGCCGCTTCCATCGCGGCCGCCGTGCAGGAAACCCTGGCCGAGGAAATGAAGTCGGCCGTAGCCACGGCCGCCAACCCGCTGGTGGTGGCCGCCGTCACCGCCGATGGTGAACAGCAAGCCACCAGCGCCAAGGAGGTCAGTAACTGGTTCCAAGCCGCTTTCAAGGACTATTCGTGGCTCTACGAGGCCAATCTGCTGGCCAACGCCCAGGGCCTGTTGATCGCCGACGGCGCCGGCGGCAAGCACTTGGGCGTCAACGTCACCGAACGCGAATACTTCAAGCAGGCCATGGCCGGCAAGGCGTCCATCTCGCCGCCGCTGCGCTCGTTGCTCTCGGGCAAGCCCATCGTGGTCATCGCCGCGCCGGTGTTGGACGGCAACGGCAAGCCGCGCGGCGTGATCATCAACACCATGAAGACCGACAACCTCTCGGCCACCGCCACCAAGGCCCGCGTCGGCCAGACCGGCTATCCCTGGATGATCGACCGCCAGGGCGTGGTGGTGGCCCACCCCGACGCCAAGCACATCCTCGAGACCAACCTGGCCAAGTCGCCGGGCATGGAGGGCATAACCACCAAGATGCTGGCCGGGCAAGACGGCGTGGATACTTATGTTTTCCAGGGATTCGACAAGATCTGTGGTTTCGCGCCGGTGCCCTTGGTGGGCTGGTCGGTGGGCTTTACGCAAAATGTCGATGAATTCCTGGCCCCGGCGCACGCCATCCGCAACCTTGTGCTGGTCATCGCCGGGGTGGTGGCCCTGCTGGTGGGCGTGGGCGTGTTTTTCTTTGCCCGTGGCGTTTCGCGGCCGGTGATGGCCGCGGTGGTGGAGCTCAACGACGGCTCGTCCCAGGTCTCGGTGGCCTCCACCCAACTGGCCAAGGCTGGTCACTCCCTGGCCGAAGGCACCTCCGAGCAGGCCGCCTCGCTGGAGGAATCCTCGGCCAGCCTGGAAGAACTGACATCCATGACCCGCCAGAACGCCGACAACGCCAGCCAGGCCGATAGCCTCATGCGCGAGGTGCACAACATGGCCACCCAGGCCGGCTCGACCATGGCCGAAATGCTGGGCTCGATGAATGACATCTCGTCGGCCGGCATGCAGATCAGCAAGATCATAAAGAGCATCGACGAGATCGCCTTCCAGACCAACCTGCTGGCCCTCAACGCCGCCGTGGAGGCCGCCCGGGCCGGCGAGGCCGGGGCCGGCTTCGCCGTGGTGGCCGACGAGGTGCGCTCCTTGGCCATGCGCGCCGCCGAGGCGGCCAAGAACACCGCCGAGCTGATCACCGGCACGATCGAAAAGATCAACCATGGCACCAACCTGGCCGGCATCATGGACAAGGCCTTCGCCGGCGTCACGGCCAATGCCGGCAAGGTGGCCGAGTTGATCAGCGAGATTTCGGCCGCCTCGCGCGAGCAATCCCAGGGCATCACCCAACTCAACACCGCCGTCGGCGAAATGGACCGCGTCACCCAGACCATCGCCGCCAACGCCGAAGAGTCGGCCTCGGCCGCCGAGGAGCTCAACGCCCAGGCAGCGGCCATGCACGACATCGCCGCCGTCCTCAGCACCATCGTTTCCGGCGGCGTGGCCCAATCGGCGCAACCGGCCCGGCGCATCACGGCCCAGCCCCAGCGCGCGCTGCCCGCGCCCAAGGCCGCCGCGTCGGCCAAGCCGGCCCAGGTCAAGGCCGGCGCCGCGCCCAAGGCCCCGGCCAAGAAGCCAAACCCCAAGACCGAGATTCCCCTCGATGAAAGCGATTTCGTCGATTTCTGA